A region of the Cannabis sativa cultivar Pink pepper isolate KNU-18-1 chromosome 3, ASM2916894v1, whole genome shotgun sequence genome:
GGAGAACTTCTCCTACCAATTTTATAAAGAATGTCATTAAGGGTaatgaattttaattattttttattttattttttaatattaaatatataatgacaattttgtcctttaaaatgtgtcttacaaaataactaccatataatatagtttaactcaaaagggcaatttagtcaatttaagcattctgattacgtttcctaataaagtaaacaagataaatcactaCTATTCCATTtccaaaaaaatttagtaaacaacatattacaaatattgattccgattatttttcatttattccgtTACATTTTTCCTTTAAATTATTCCGATTCTGAATACTGTATAGTAAACGTGCCATAAGTATGTTTTGTTGCTCATACCTTAGTAAGATTTGGAGGACAGACTATCCTTCTTGTATTGATGAACTAATGAATAAAGTTtgtattgaaaaaaattattattctacTTTGGTTTGTTAGAactcatcttatataattatttaatattttaggttTTATGTTTGgatagattaaaatagtatctttagtttaattttaattaaaataacttcaaatataatttttataatttgatCATCTTTTTCACTTCTTTCACACAGTCATCTATTTTTGAAGATTTTTATAATGTGttagaaaatataacaaaataccCATCCATTGACTAATATTCAAGCATTTGAACAAACTTTGAAAAGTGCCAAATTgagctgttttttttttctctttctcaatTCTTAAGAGAGacaaacttttcaaatgttCTTAAGGTATACATGtactttaattacaaaaatactaaactTATAATAAAAAGATTAACAGATAATGCTTACAAAAGAATCCCACAAAAATTAATCAACCAATTCACCCTTCTTCTAAGAAAAAGTTTCTCTCTTCATGAGTGTTTGTTGCTCCTgcaaatttcaagaaaaaagaaacaaaatcaGTAAACAAATTCTATCAACAACCAAAGTAGAACAATTAGTTAAAAACATCATTAAAGAACAACTATCACAAAAAGCCAAAATATACTAGTCACCCAGCACAATAGGATTCCTGAAGagacaaaaacaagaaaatcatTAGCCAATAAAAGGGATAAACACATATCATTAAACAAGTTTTGACCACAAGTCAAAATCAATCACTACCCAACTCATTACCACTACTACCCAACAATTTGATCTTAAAGTTTCAAAACCTGGAGctggaaagaaagaaagaaacaaaCAAATTATAAGTAATCCAACTTTATCAAGTAAAAGATCCACAATTAATGCATTAGCAAAGATTAAGATTGAGATCTTACCAATTAGAGAGCTACATGAGAGCCTGGCTTGTTATGTCTTCCAAAACACGTTTGATTTCGGCTTTAGCTCTCTTCACAGATTGTTCGGTAGGTCCTTCAATAAACAAGTAAAGTTTGCGGTCTCCTGGTCCTGCAACTTGACCCGGCGGGAAGTGCTTCCCCCTAGTAGTAATGGCAGCTCCGGTCCACTCGGTTATAGTTCCCAAAGTTAACTTATGCGTGACTTTCCAGCGAGCGTTTTGAGGGAAATCGTTTATCTCCAGCTCTGCTCTGTAGTGTTTAGGCCCTGCATCAGCTTGAATTTTCTCTAGGATATGCTGCAAGTTTACCGATACAGGCAGTTTAGTTTCGGGCACCAATGCTTCTGTTCTGCCTTTGGAGGAAGAAGCGGAGCCATCTATGTCAAGTTCTTCCTTGCAGACACCTTCATCTTCTGAGTCGGACATAACTTCGAAACCACACGCTTTCGCCTGTGCTTTTTTTGCTGCTATCatcaactcatcttcttctttaCTAAACTTGTAACCATCATTTCTCACATAGCCACTTTGTGGTTGTTCCAATCcttgattcactttttgcaagAAACTATCAGCTAGTGCTTTTAAGTCATCTGGAACAACTTGATCCGAAAGCTCAAGTGCTTTTACTATATGAGGAGCATATCTAGAATCTTCCTCAGATATAAATGTTATAGCACAACCTTTACGGCCAGCTCGACCTGTTCGACCAACACGGTGAACGTAGTCCTCATAGTAAATTGGCACATCAAAGTTAATCACCAGTTCAAGCTCCTTGACATCTAATCCTCTAGCAGCAACACTAGTTGCAATCAACAAATTGCAAACATTACTTTTGAAATCGGAAATGGTCGACTCACGATCCGTTTGGTCCTTAGCACCATGAAGAGATAGGCAAGGATAACTATGTTTGAGTAAATCCCTGAACAAAGCATCACACTTTTCTTGGGAATGGACAAAAACTAGAATTTTCCCTTTCTCATACCATTCTCCAAGTATTTCTAATAATCTAAGAAACCTCTCATTTTCAGGCCTCACTTCAACCAGCTGCGTGATGTCCTTATTAACAGCACTCCTTCCACCTACCTGTATTTCCACAGGTTTGTGTAACAAACTGCGAGCTAACTTTTCAACTTGACGAGGGAAAGTAGCTGAGAAAAGTACATTTTGTCTATCTGGACGAATATTCCGAATAATCAAACTGATTTGAGGTTCAAAACCCATGTCAAACATCCTGTCAGCTTCATCCATGACCAAATATGTAACTCTACGgagatttgtaatttttccacTGCTTGTGCAAAGCATGTCAATCATTCTGCCTGGTGTACAAACAACAATTTCAGCACCCTTTTTTAATTCACTAATTTGTTGGCCAACATCAGAGCCTCCATATACAGGCACACACCTAATACCTAATACCTTGGAGAACATTTTTATATCACCATGAATCTGTTTAACAAGCTCCCTTGTAGGTGCCATTATAAGCCCGATAGGCCCCTCTCCTGAAACGACAGGCGGCTGGTCCTTAATATGCCTCAACATTGGTAGCACAAATGCCAGAGTTTTGCCCGAGCCAGTTTTTGCAATGCCAATGCAATCTCGACCACTCATAATTGTAGGCAGTGCCTGAACTTGAATTGGCATTGGCTTTTCATATTTAAGTTTCTTTATTGTCTCCAATATTTTACTTGTAAGTCCCATTTGGTACCAAGTCTTAACTGGCTTCGGTACATCCTCACCATGTGTAGTCAATTCCAATTCTTCACGGTATGCAGAAACCTCTTTCGAAGTCATTCTTGATATTTCTTTCACTTCAATATAGAAATTCTTCCTAAATGGCttataatcaattttcgaaTGATCAACAATAGAGAGTTTTTCAGCTTTTGTCTTCTTAACTCTTTTCATGaactcatcatcatcttcttcatcatctatCAATTCTCCATCATCCTCAAGATCCCCATAATCCGAATCAGACTCCTCCCCAGGAATTATTCTACCCAAAGATTTATTCTTCAACTCTATACTTTTCTCATCATTTAGTTTTTCAACTTCAGGCAAAACCATAGTATTTATATAAGCATCTAATGGATCAATCTCCTCATCAACAGAAACCCCATCAACCCCATTCTGCAAACCAATTTTCATTCCATCCCTAACTTCATCATCACTAACTTGATCGATTTCTCCATCAGATTGTTCATCTTCAAGGCTCCAAATCTTCC
Encoded here:
- the LOC115710711 gene encoding DEAD-box ATP-dependent RNA helicase 42, producing MEALKRNGKRKELKKERERRRNDGDFKEREDESSSGRCRESSRSRKRRSTGEDEERKLGEEVEKRRKRVQQWQEFRRKNEEVGREKIWEVNDRKIWSLEDEQSDGEIDQVSDDEVRDGMKIGLQNGVDGVSVDEEIDPLDAYINTMVLPEVEKLNDEKSIELKNKSLGRIIPGEESDSDYGDLEDDGELIDDEEDDDEFMKRVKKTKAEKLSIVDHSKIDYKPFRKNFYIEVKEISRMTSKEVSAYREELELTTHGEDVPKPVKTWYQMGLTSKILETIKKLKYEKPMPIQVQALPTIMSGRDCIGIAKTGSGKTLAFVLPMLRHIKDQPPVVSGEGPIGLIMAPTRELVKQIHGDIKMFSKVLGIRCVPVYGGSDVGQQISELKKGAEIVVCTPGRMIDMLCTSSGKITNLRRVTYLVMDEADRMFDMGFEPQISLIIRNIRPDRQNVLFSATFPRQVEKLARSLLHKPVEIQVGGRSAVNKDITQLVEVRPENERFLRLLEILGEWYEKGKILVFVHSQEKCDALFRDLLKHSYPCLSLHGAKDQTDRESTISDFKSNVCNLLIATSVAARGLDVKELELVINFDVPIYYEDYVHRVGRTGRAGRKGCAITFISEEDSRYAPHIVKALELSDQVVPDDLKALADSFLQKVNQGLEQPQSGYVRNDGYKFSKEEDELMIAAKKAQAKACGFEVMSDSEDEGVCKEELDIDGSASSSKGRTEALVPETKLPVSVNLQHILEKIQADAGPKHYRAELEINDFPQNARWKVTHKLTLGTITEWTGAAITTRGKHFPPGQVAGPGDRKLYLFIEGPTEQSVKRAKAEIKRVLEDITSQALM